One window of Caldisericum exile AZM16c01 genomic DNA carries:
- a CDS encoding response regulator transcription factor produces MRILLVEDEKPLANAIKEGLTENNFIVDVAYDGDSALSKIEIEESYDLIILDIMLPKLDGITLLKKIRELKYTMPVLMLTAKGEIETKVKTFGLGGDDYLTKPFDFRELLARVHALLRRTKDVKTSVIKIEDLEIDTEKMIVTRGGKIINLTKKEYQILLYLCMNRGRIVEKRELENHLWDENSTPWSDTLRTHIKNIRRKVDSGFEHKLIKTIPGVGYEIE; encoded by the coding sequence ATGAGAATACTCCTTGTTGAAGATGAAAAACCTCTTGCAAATGCAATAAAAGAAGGACTTACAGAAAATAATTTTATTGTCGATGTTGCTTATGATGGGGATTCTGCCTTATCAAAAATAGAAATTGAAGAGTCTTACGATCTTATTATCCTTGACATAATGCTTCCAAAACTCGATGGTATTACGCTTCTTAAAAAGATAAGAGAACTCAAATACACAATGCCTGTTTTGATGCTTACAGCAAAAGGCGAAATCGAAACAAAGGTTAAAACATTTGGCCTTGGGGGAGATGATTACCTTACAAAGCCATTTGACTTTAGAGAACTTTTAGCAAGGGTGCATGCACTTCTAAGAAGGACAAAGGATGTAAAAACGAGTGTTATAAAGATTGAAGACCTTGAAATAGATACCGAAAAAATGATTGTAACAAGAGGTGGAAAAATTATTAACCTAACAAAAAAGGAATACCAGATACTTCTATATCTTTGTATGAACAGGGGAAGAATTGTAGAAAAAAGAGAACTTGAAAATCATCTCTGGGATGAAAATTCAACGCCATGGTCTGACACTCTGAGGACTCACATCAAGAACATAAGAAGAAAAGTTGATTCAGGCTTTGAGCATAAACTCATAAAAACAATACCAGGGGTAGGTTATGAAATTGAGTGA
- a CDS encoding COG2426 family protein has product MGNLKTWLYIFLVTLFPAVELRGAIPLAILNYKLPVLSSAIIIIIANILITPIVFLLWNLIIFVFSKIHTLDRLLKKYLSNLHKRAKPYVDKYGFWGLMIFVAIPLPGTGAYSGALAAEILGMDKRKAFISISLGVIEAGVIVTLLTTGALKLF; this is encoded by the coding sequence ATGGGAAATTTAAAAACCTGGCTTTATATATTTTTAGTGACACTTTTCCCTGCAGTTGAACTGAGAGGGGCAATTCCTCTTGCAATACTAAATTACAAATTACCTGTTTTAAGCAGTGCGATTATTATAATCATTGCAAATATCCTTATAACGCCTATTGTATTTTTACTGTGGAATTTAATTATTTTTGTATTTTCAAAAATCCATACTTTAGATAGATTGCTTAAAAAGTATCTTTCAAACCTTCATAAAAGGGCAAAACCATATGTAGATAAATACGGATTTTGGGGACTTATGATCTTTGTTGCAATTCCGCTTCCTGGCACTGGTGCCTATTCTGGAGCACTTGCAGCAGAGATTCTTGGGATGGATAAAAGAAAGGCTTTTATTTCAATTTCACTTGGCGTAATTGAAGCAGGAGTCATTGTAACGCTCCTTACCACGGGAGCACTTAAATTATTTTAG
- a CDS encoding undecaprenyl-diphosphatase, which produces MNNLDITLFNAINGLAKTHFELNTFMIFMAKYIVFLIPLYLTYLLIKKDFKGFLFMGTSVIFALLIGYITKTLFYHPRPFVMGLGIDLVKDDATSSFPSNHTTSMFAFATSLYLMKKHVSGVIALILGVLLGVARVYIGVHFPFDILGGIFFGTVFSTVTYYWIFPYIEKVAHFFGFDII; this is translated from the coding sequence ATGAATAACTTAGACATAACGCTTTTTAACGCAATAAATGGACTTGCAAAAACACATTTTGAACTAAATACTTTTATGATATTCATGGCAAAATACATAGTGTTTTTGATTCCGTTGTATTTAACATATCTTTTAATAAAGAAAGACTTCAAAGGATTTTTGTTTATGGGCACATCAGTTATCTTTGCGCTTTTAATAGGATACATAACTAAAACCTTGTTTTACCATCCTCGCCCATTTGTAATGGGCTTAGGAATTGACCTTGTAAAGGACGACGCAACCTCATCCTTCCCAAGTAACCACACAACTTCAATGTTTGCGTTTGCTACATCGCTTTACCTCATGAAAAAGCATGTTTCAGGCGTAATTGCTCTCATTTTAGGAGTTTTGCTGGGTGTTGCAAGAGTATATATCGGGGTCCATTTCCCATTTGATATTTTGGGAGGTATCTTTTTTGGCACAGTATTTTCAACCGTAACCTACTATTGGATTTTCCCGTATATTGAAAAAGTTGCTCATTTTTTTGGCTTTGATATAATTTAG
- a CDS encoding PepSY domain-containing protein, producing MKKKILVALFVLGLLSSMAFVGKHFVMAGNTPTATQTQAVSSGTGTETKEEAIGTETQQGAQEPSYVGSIKVTDTNAKDEASESKAIEGLAKISQSDAEKAALAKVPGTVIKTTLDNENGYLVYAVEVKDAQGKVFDVKVDAGNGTVLATEASDGAEEKASAEETSKTPDTDTVQEEFTGEH from the coding sequence ATGAAAAAGAAGATTTTAGTAGCGTTGTTTGTGTTGGGGCTTTTAAGCTCCATGGCTTTTGTGGGAAAGCACTTTGTTATGGCAGGAAACACACCTACCGCAACCCAGACCCAGGCAGTTTCCTCAGGAACAGGAACTGAAACAAAAGAAGAGGCAATTGGAACCGAGACTCAGCAAGGCGCACAGGAACCAAGTTATGTTGGAAGTATTAAGGTAACTGACACAAACGCAAAAGATGAAGCAAGCGAATCGAAGGCTATTGAAGGCCTTGCAAAAATTTCACAGAGTGATGCAGAAAAAGCAGCACTTGCAAAAGTCCCAGGCACTGTAATTAAAACAACCCTTGACAACGAAAATGGCTATCTTGTCTATGCAGTTGAAGTAAAAGATGCACAAGGCAAAGTATTTGATGTAAAGGTTGATGCAGGAAATGGAACAGTCCTTGCAACTGAAGCATCTGATGGCGCTGAAGAGAAAGCATCTGCCGAAGAAACAAGCAAGACACCTGACACAGATACAGTACAAGAAGAATTTACAGGAGAACACTAA
- a CDS encoding NTPase yields the protein MEKIFITGNPACGKTTLIKEIGELLKIKGVAFSGFITEEIREKGFRKGFTIEDLKTKEKLIFASLEGFSNIKFGKYFLNIENFERIALKVFDDSPKIVLIDEIGKMEFYSNKFRKYFLENLQRNKNIVGTLHRDFVKDFEQYKIYTLTRENYQKIKHEILTELQKMRIL from the coding sequence GTGGAAAAAATTTTTATAACAGGAAACCCTGCCTGTGGAAAAACTACACTAATTAAAGAAATCGGTGAACTTTTGAAAATAAAAGGAGTGGCTTTCTCGGGATTCATTACCGAAGAAATTCGGGAAAAAGGCTTTCGTAAGGGATTTACAATTGAAGACTTAAAAACCAAAGAAAAACTTATTTTTGCATCACTTGAAGGTTTTTCAAATATAAAATTCGGTAAATATTTCCTAAATATTGAAAATTTCGAAAGAATTGCACTTAAAGTATTTGATGACTCTCCTAAAATTGTTCTTATCGATGAAATAGGCAAGATGGAATTTTACTCAAATAAGTTTAGGAAATATTTTCTTGAAAATCTTCAAAGAAATAAAAATATTGTAGGGACGCTTCATAGAGACTTTGTTAAAGACTTTGAGCAATATAAAATTTATACTCTTACAAGAGAAAACTATCAAAAGATAAAACATGAAATTCTAACAGAACTTCAAAAAATGAGAATTCTTTGA
- a CDS encoding glycosyltransferase translates to MNYKVSYPPLTRYIIFYYLINTINLLSTITFIGLILLVIIGLLKKHSAPVEKYNPKKIVSIVTAHNEESSIGVILDSLFYANFDEVYLVADACTDRTIEIAREKGANVIEVDKHSKSKALNEAIPIIVDKVGENSFYMFFDAGNYVPKDFLFKALPYIKAYPIIQFRTRNANFKTWVSRMFVIMSAFFFKIQEALNNLGLSAILNGFGWGAYGFVLKEYPYTCRSITDDFEYSLKIKYNITYIGSVSIYDEKPEDFLTSFKQRLRWIRGYFYEMFFDIKSFKCKPYFLFLPLSFLFWIISIVALLTNFRIITVASSFVINSILFFFTLDKNDLNMVKSYDIFIFFFFNLTNLIVIFIALFTCKNTKWFRTPHKGIVETKV, encoded by the coding sequence TTGAATTATAAGGTTTCTTATCCTCCTCTTACAAGGTACATTATTTTTTACTATCTAATTAATACAATAAACCTACTTTCAACAATAACTTTTATAGGACTCATTTTACTTGTAATAATTGGGCTACTTAAAAAGCATTCTGCACCGGTTGAGAAGTATAATCCAAAGAAAATTGTCTCCATTGTTACTGCTCACAATGAAGAATCGTCAATTGGTGTTATTCTTGATTCATTATTTTATGCAAACTTTGACGAGGTGTATCTTGTTGCGGATGCTTGCACTGATAGAACTATCGAGATTGCAAGAGAAAAAGGTGCAAATGTAATTGAAGTGGATAAACACTCGAAATCAAAGGCGCTAAATGAGGCGATACCAATAATAGTTGATAAAGTTGGAGAAAACTCTTTCTACATGTTTTTTGATGCAGGCAATTATGTACCAAAGGATTTTCTTTTTAAAGCATTACCATATATTAAAGCATATCCAATTATCCAATTTAGGACTCGCAATGCAAATTTTAAAACATGGGTTTCCCGCATGTTCGTTATCATGTCTGCCTTCTTCTTTAAAATCCAGGAAGCACTTAATAACCTTGGTTTATCTGCAATCTTAAATGGCTTTGGATGGGGTGCCTATGGTTTTGTTTTGAAGGAATATCCATACACTTGCAGAAGTATAACTGATGATTTTGAATATAGCCTCAAGATAAAATACAACATTACATACATTGGTTCTGTAAGTATCTACGATGAAAAACCTGAGGATTTTTTGACCTCTTTTAAACAGAGGTTACGTTGGATCAGAGGCTATTTTTATGAGATGTTTTTTGATATCAAGAGTTTTAAGTGTAAACCCTATTTTCTCTTCCTTCCGCTTTCGTTTCTTTTCTGGATTATAAGTATTGTTGCACTTCTCACAAATTTCCGAATTATTACTGTGGCTTCATCCTTTGTAATAAACTCAATTCTGTTTTTCTTTACTCTTGATAAAAATGACCTAAATATGGTTAAATCTTATGATATCTTTATTTTCTTTTTCTTTAACCTTACAAACCTCATTGTAATTTTTATTGCCCTTTTTACGTGTAAGAACACAAAGTGGTTTAGAACACCTCATAAAGGAATTGTTGAAACAAAGGTATAA
- a CDS encoding ABC transporter permease, producing MKKTLKVVEIALAFGLFVLTLSKSSIISIVAFFLFVVLLVRLIKNSRILKGISFVLFLYLWQIISIHKLVPSYILPSPMETLQIVLTQSNVILPNLIATLEVTFIGFFFSILFGILLALIMHIAKPIEDLIYPIAVITQSTPTIAIAPLIILWLGFGTLPKIVVVIWATFFPITVNTLLGLRTVDSDMIDVLKAISAKKSDIFKYVIFPHTFTYIITGIEISSPYAILGTLTAEWMGTTVGMGLYIRRSFSSFRLDQVFAGTIIIIIFSLLMWGSATILRQRFTRYLGGEK from the coding sequence TTGAAAAAAACGTTAAAGGTTGTTGAAATTGCACTTGCTTTTGGACTTTTTGTACTTACTCTTTCAAAGTCCTCAATTATTTCTATCGTTGCGTTTTTCCTTTTCGTGGTTCTTTTGGTAAGGTTGATTAAGAATTCACGAATTCTAAAAGGTATCTCATTTGTCCTATTTTTGTATCTTTGGCAAATAATCTCCATACATAAACTTGTTCCTTCTTATATACTTCCCTCGCCTATGGAAACTCTTCAAATCGTCTTAACTCAATCAAATGTGATTTTACCAAATCTTATAGCAACTCTTGAGGTTACATTTATTGGGTTTTTCTTTTCAATCCTCTTTGGGATACTTCTTGCACTTATCATGCACATCGCAAAGCCAATAGAAGACCTTATTTACCCTATTGCAGTTATAACACAGTCCACACCAACCATTGCAATTGCACCTCTTATAATCTTATGGCTTGGCTTTGGAACGCTTCCAAAAATTGTTGTTGTTATTTGGGCTACATTTTTCCCCATAACGGTAAATACGCTTCTTGGACTACGCACCGTCGATTCCGACATGATTGATGTTTTAAAGGCAATTTCAGCAAAGAAGAGCGATATATTCAAGTATGTGATTTTCCCGCACACATTTACATACATCATAACAGGCATTGAGATTTCATCTCCCTATGCCATTTTGGGCACCCTTACAGCAGAGTGGATGGGGACAACCGTTGGCATGGGACTATACATAAGAAGGTCTTTTTCCTCTTTTAGACTGGATCAGGTTTTTGCAGGAACAATTATTATAATTATCTTCAGCCTTCTTATGTGGGGCTCTGCAACGATCCTGAGGCAAAGATTCACACGCTACTTAGGAGGTGAAAAATGA
- a CDS encoding ABC transporter substrate-binding protein translates to MKKVILFLLSFVILFSSFGCAPKETKLSNLTKVTLMLDWTPNTNHTGIYVAIDKGYFKERNLDVTVVQPSEVWPETAVSGGKADFGISFQESLTQYVVNEGAPLVAISAILQHDTSGLIWLKDSGITSPKDFSNKTYGGWGSAWESAIIDYVARMNGVNPSTIKKVELGVFDAITGLQKKVYDFTWVYYGWEGIDAQLRGLNFDFYSLKDNIPNFDHYTPIFITSKSMIENHPDIVKAFVEAISEGYTYAYKNPKDAAQILLRYAPELDKNLVIKSQEWLSPYYLDESGCFGVMKESVFRNFTDLMYNLGIIKSKPQDVNTLFTNEFLPCKK, encoded by the coding sequence ATGAAAAAAGTAATTCTGTTTTTGTTGAGTTTTGTAATTCTTTTTTCTTCGTTTGGATGTGCTCCGAAGGAGACGAAACTCTCAAATCTCACAAAGGTAACACTCATGCTTGACTGGACACCAAATACAAATCACACTGGCATATATGTTGCAATTGACAAAGGTTATTTTAAGGAAAGGAATCTTGATGTTACAGTTGTTCAGCCGTCTGAGGTGTGGCCAGAAACTGCTGTTTCAGGCGGGAAGGCCGACTTTGGAATTTCGTTTCAGGAGTCGCTTACCCAGTATGTGGTAAATGAAGGTGCGCCACTTGTTGCAATATCTGCAATTCTCCAACATGATACATCAGGTCTAATATGGCTTAAAGATTCAGGTATCACTTCTCCAAAAGATTTTTCAAACAAGACCTATGGAGGTTGGGGAAGCGCTTGGGAAAGTGCAATTATTGATTATGTTGCAAGAATGAATGGAGTTAACCCTTCAACAATTAAGAAAGTTGAACTTGGTGTATTTGATGCTATTACAGGGCTTCAAAAGAAGGTCTATGACTTCACATGGGTTTACTATGGATGGGAAGGAATTGATGCGCAATTGCGAGGACTGAACTTTGACTTTTACAGTTTGAAGGACAATATTCCCAATTTTGATCACTATACTCCTATATTTATCACAAGTAAAAGTATGATAGAAAATCACCCCGACATAGTAAAGGCATTTGTTGAGGCAATTTCTGAAGGCTATACCTATGCTTATAAGAACCCAAAGGATGCTGCCCAAATTCTTCTAAGGTATGCACCCGAACTTGATAAAAACCTTGTTATAAAATCACAAGAATGGCTTTCGCCATACTATCTTGATGAATCTGGTTGTTTTGGTGTGATGAAAGAGTCTGTGTTTAGGAATTTTACAGACCTCATGTATAATCTTGGAATTATTAAAAGTAAGCCCCAGGATGTTAATACACTTTTTACAAACGAGTTTCTTCCATGCAAGAAGTAG
- a CDS encoding ABC transporter ATP-binding protein has translation MQEVEVSSVKVYYEGFLAVNGISFALPKGSYLSIIGPSGCGKTSLLKAIGGLLPYEGYISRPEGPLGYMPQKGVLLPWYSLLKNLEIPLLIRGVSEVEARKRVLDVLPQFGLKGFENYFPNALSGGMYQRAALLRTLLTNSELLLLDEPFGAVDALNRRKLWLYLEDMRQKFNFSTIMVTHDVEEAVFLSDIIVIMHKYPGELKEIVEINLPHPRTLQTISTDEFSSKVEHVLEKIIGENI, from the coding sequence ATGCAAGAAGTAGAAGTTTCGAGTGTTAAAGTTTATTACGAAGGTTTCCTTGCGGTAAATGGTATAAGTTTCGCATTACCTAAGGGAAGTTATCTTTCGATAATTGGCCCTTCTGGGTGTGGAAAAACATCTCTTCTTAAGGCTATAGGTGGACTTTTGCCTTACGAAGGATACATTTCACGCCCCGAGGGGCCTTTAGGCTATATGCCACAAAAAGGAGTACTACTCCCTTGGTATTCGCTTTTGAAAAATCTTGAAATTCCCCTTCTTATAAGAGGGGTAAGTGAAGTTGAAGCAAGAAAAAGAGTGCTCGATGTGCTTCCTCAATTTGGACTTAAAGGGTTTGAAAATTACTTTCCAAATGCTCTTTCAGGGGGTATGTATCAAAGGGCGGCACTCCTTCGCACGCTTTTAACGAATTCGGAATTATTACTTTTAGACGAGCCGTTTGGTGCAGTGGATGCCTTAAATAGACGTAAACTGTGGCTTTATCTTGAAGATATGCGACAAAAATTCAATTTTTCAACCATAATGGTTACTCACGATGTTGAAGAGGCAGTATTTCTTTCAGATATAATCGTTATTATGCACAAATACCCCGGCGAATTAAAAGAAATTGTTGAGATAAATTTACCGCACCCAAGAACACTTCAAACAATTTCAACTGATGAGTTTTCTTCAAAAGTTGAGCATGTCCTTGAAAAAATAATCGGAGAAAATATTTAG
- a CDS encoding stalk domain-containing protein has translation MKKIPVLIILLSLLIPNIAFGKTLYWRSLFSKAGFVSSPNYFNPVKGIEIDPNNSNVVYLATWGNGVLKSIDGGKHFDPINNGLTELNTYVVKVDGNNPKIVYAGTATGVFVSYDGGASFNLLQDLRLSVTSVEFGVGILYAGILNDGINAGLYKFKDNKWIEVGLSDKDVLSIARLNTSTLLLGTSDGLYSFDEKSSTFKFLGFQNLTVNSIAVSKKKIVIGTSDGVFASDIDPIYFVSLNNINVLLSSGNFLSVAIYKDNPYKVIVGNDKGSLFRFDLNMGSFERLQVRANCIYSLYVKSDDTIFVGTENAFLWSDNNGQSFKGFALTITGGEMQIDPQNLNIIYVGSDNGLYKSVDGGVNFINLGFVGNRVFSVAINPNDDRELFVGTYLGLYHSIDYGESFVELKQFSGYSVTFVAIVPQTQIIFAGSEIGVFVSQDHGITWTKSLSIKEGDFILYIAIDPTNSNIVYVASFIDGLYKTYDGGKTWQYLGHDDFVISSISIYKGNPNVIYISTLGSIYKSSDGGKTLTKIFNISGGSSGWYVFKDVLVSSYNPNLVFAVGDFIVYGTNRVTGLPEIAYDEPILFRTIDSGEHWEKLDLPNTIESNNAIYYDEKTNTALLLTGIGILHYDFTHMKYYFYSEGFSEEYIRVVRTFDDALFVGTNSGNIGKSFDGGKTFEFHAKFDVPVLSLFQSKTNPNFIYAGTSMGLLVSTDFGSSWKRYFSGMVYAITGFNLNGKDIIFLGTDSGIFEINGYLDTGKLIYDGVSTALYYYDGKLYAGTDRGLLVSNDFENFELLKDIGSTINTIAIFDGSLFVGTNDGLYVIDRDSVNSILKDSVIFDMVYQNGTIYLATDSGVLILNKDLSYTSINNGLTSYYATSITVSKNGDIFLGTDGGGLFKLESRSTVKVSASLGGKVEPSGEFEMSPTEEKEFIITPNSGFRLKDVLINGNSYLTNAKDLGNGTYTLKLSGIYDDSTLQVNFEPITFVIKTYAHLGGSITPGETLSVSFGSSQTFTITPDSGYKIKDVLVDGKSVGAVSTYTFNNITSDHTIEAFFEKKTTTIALQIGSSSFTVDGDIRTLDSPPVIKNGRTLLPIRAIIEALGGTVSWDATTRKVTISLGNNTIELWIGRSIAKVNGTDTPIDSTNPKVVPEIINGRTMIPLRFVAESLGADVQWDGTTKTITITYGG, from the coding sequence ATGAAGAAAATACCAGTATTAATAATTTTATTGTCTCTTCTTATTCCCAATATCGCATTTGGGAAAACTCTTTACTGGAGATCACTTTTTTCAAAAGCCGGGTTTGTGTCTTCTCCAAATTACTTTAATCCTGTTAAAGGTATCGAGATTGATCCTAATAACTCTAATGTTGTGTATCTTGCAACATGGGGGAACGGGGTTTTAAAAAGCATAGATGGAGGTAAACACTTTGACCCAATAAATAACGGGCTAACTGAACTTAATACATATGTTGTGAAAGTTGATGGAAATAATCCTAAAATTGTGTATGCGGGGACTGCAACAGGCGTATTTGTCTCATATGATGGAGGAGCAAGTTTTAACCTTCTTCAAGATTTAAGATTAAGCGTTACAAGCGTTGAATTTGGAGTAGGCATTCTATATGCAGGTATCCTAAACGATGGAATAAACGCAGGACTTTATAAGTTCAAAGATAATAAGTGGATTGAAGTAGGACTTTCTGACAAAGACGTTCTTTCAATTGCAAGATTAAATACTTCTACTCTTCTTTTAGGTACTTCCGATGGGCTTTACTCTTTTGATGAAAAAAGTTCAACTTTCAAATTTCTTGGATTTCAAAATCTTACAGTGAATAGTATCGCAGTCTCAAAGAAAAAAATCGTTATAGGGACATCTGACGGTGTCTTTGCAAGCGATATTGATCCTATTTATTTTGTGTCATTAAATAATATTAACGTGCTTCTTTCAAGTGGGAATTTTCTCTCCGTAGCCATATATAAGGATAATCCTTACAAGGTTATTGTGGGTAATGATAAAGGCTCTCTTTTCAGGTTTGATCTGAATATGGGAAGTTTTGAGAGGTTGCAGGTGCGTGCAAATTGCATTTATTCTTTGTATGTAAAAAGTGATGACACTATATTTGTTGGAACTGAAAATGCATTTCTTTGGTCAGACAATAACGGGCAGTCTTTTAAGGGATTTGCTCTTACGATAACAGGAGGAGAAATGCAAATTGACCCACAAAATTTAAACATTATATACGTAGGCTCTGATAATGGCCTTTACAAAAGCGTTGATGGTGGTGTTAACTTTATAAATCTTGGGTTTGTTGGTAATAGAGTTTTTTCTGTTGCGATAAATCCCAACGATGACAGGGAACTGTTTGTTGGAACGTATCTTGGATTATACCATTCGATCGATTACGGTGAAAGTTTTGTAGAATTAAAGCAATTTTCAGGATATTCTGTGACGTTTGTTGCAATTGTGCCTCAGACTCAAATAATTTTTGCAGGTTCAGAAATAGGAGTGTTTGTTTCACAAGACCACGGCATAACATGGACAAAGAGTTTGTCGATTAAAGAAGGCGATTTTATTCTTTATATAGCAATAGATCCCACCAACTCAAATATCGTTTATGTTGCGTCTTTTATAGACGGGCTTTATAAGACGTATGATGGAGGTAAAACTTGGCAATACCTCGGGCATGATGACTTTGTTATATCCTCAATTTCAATTTATAAAGGCAATCCTAATGTTATCTATATTTCAACTTTAGGAAGTATTTACAAAAGTAGTGACGGAGGAAAAACACTCACGAAGATTTTTAATATTTCGGGAGGCTCAAGCGGTTGGTATGTCTTTAAAGATGTTTTAGTAAGTTCTTATAATCCAAATCTTGTTTTTGCTGTAGGTGACTTTATTGTATACGGAACGAATAGAGTAACTGGGTTACCTGAAATAGCCTATGATGAGCCTATATTATTTAGGACAATTGATTCGGGAGAACACTGGGAAAAACTTGATCTTCCAAATACTATCGAGTCTAACAATGCAATCTATTATGATGAAAAAACTAATACCGCACTCCTTTTAACAGGCATTGGCATACTTCATTACGATTTTACACATATGAAATACTACTTCTATTCAGAGGGATTTTCTGAAGAGTACATAAGGGTTGTAAGAACTTTTGATGATGCTCTTTTTGTTGGAACAAATTCTGGAAATATAGGTAAGAGTTTTGACGGTGGTAAAACCTTCGAATTCCATGCGAAATTTGATGTTCCGGTGCTTTCGCTTTTCCAAAGCAAAACGAATCCTAATTTTATTTACGCGGGGACCTCAATGGGTTTGCTTGTCTCAACCGATTTTGGTTCTTCATGGAAAAGATATTTTTCGGGAATGGTCTATGCTATTACAGGATTTAACTTAAATGGAAAAGACATCATATTTTTAGGAACGGATTCAGGTATTTTTGAGATTAATGGTTATTTGGATACAGGTAAACTCATTTACGATGGTGTAAGTACTGCCCTTTACTATTATGATGGCAAACTGTATGCAGGTACTGATAGAGGGCTACTTGTCTCAAATGATTTTGAAAACTTTGAGTTACTCAAAGATATAGGAAGTACAATTAATACAATTGCAATTTTTGATGGTTCTCTTTTTGTGGGTACAAATGATGGGCTGTATGTTATTGACAGAGATAGTGTAAATTCAATCCTTAAAGATAGTGTAATCTTTGACATGGTATATCAAAATGGTACTATCTACCTTGCAACCGATAGTGGTGTGCTTATATTGAATAAAGACTTATCTTATACCTCAATAAATAACGGGCTTACAAGTTATTATGCAACTTCTATTACCGTAAGTAAAAATGGTGATATATTCTTAGGAACAGATGGAGGTGGCTTATTTAAACTTGAAAGTAGATCGACTGTGAAAGTGTCGGCTTCATTGGGTGGAAAAGTTGAACCCTCAGGTGAATTTGAAATGTCTCCAACCGAAGAAAAAGAATTTATCATAACACCTAATTCGGGATTTCGCCTTAAAGACGTGTTAATAAATGGGAATTCATATTTAACAAACGCAAAAGACCTTGGAAACGGCACATATACCCTCAAATTGTCGGGTATCTATGACGATTCGACTCTTCAGGTAAATTTCGAACCGATTACTTTTGTAATTAAAACCTATGCGCATTTAGGTGGATCGATTACACCGGGAGAGACTCTTTCAGTTAGTTTTGGTTCCTCTCAAACATTCACAATTACCCCAGACAGTGGCTACAAAATTAAAGATGTCTTAGTTGATGGTAAATCTGTCGGTGCAGTTTCAACATATACCTTTAATAACATTACTTCTGACCATACAATTGAAGCCTTTTTCGAAAAGAAAACAACTACTATTGCACTCCAAATTGGTTCCTCTTCTTTTACTGTAGATGGTGATATAAGAACTCTTGACTCCCCTCCTGTGATTAAAAATGGTAGAACACTCCTACCAATTCGAGCAATAATTGAAGCACTTGGAGGAACTGTCAGTTGGGATGCAACAACAAGGAAAGTAACCATTTCACTTGGCAATAACACAATTGAACTTTGGATTGGAAGAAGCATTGCAAAGGTAAATGGCACAGATACTCCCATTGACTCCACTAATCCAAAGGTTGTCCCTGAAATAATCAACGGTAGGACAATGATACCCTTGAGATTTGTTGCTGAATCTCTTGGAGCAGATGTGCAGTGGGATGGAACAACAAAAACTATTACGATAACATATGGAGGCTGA